One window of Deltaproteobacteria bacterium genomic DNA carries:
- a CDS encoding M6 family metalloprotease domain-containing protein: protein MFALRCVPPSPEVMAILFMEYRRSGKMKTMSFKKYLKSIGFTDPAAEIVGMDDAARFRRGPAGPELIEIPSHPVKGKLQVKVLLVDFPDRQGALPPQHYEDMLFSNGKYPTGSMRDFYKEVSLSKVDVVGSVHGWLRMPNPYSYYTNNESGMKGASYPHNAQRMAEDAVNAALQKGIGFGQDLDKLNQGIVTALFIIHAGRGAEQLHPSVAGKEIWSHKWNLKNSVDVGNGLSATIYLTVPHDCKVGVCAHELGHLAFQWQDFYDPNYDDDGQEWDGSGVWDLMAGGSWNGDGARPAHPAGLHKIQHGWVPITTVAKSRSLTLKPYTAKSGRVYKIVSLSYGAKQYLILENRKRSGFDFNLPGEGLLIWRVDEKGEMEAPDRPGLLLIQADGKHDLEQPKDWNEGDGGDPFPGKARRKMLKDTGSISTSFPNGKRSGVTLENIVLDQASGKITLDVKFAAGNPG from the coding sequence ATGTTCGCGCTACGCTGTGTTCCACCCTCGCCGGAAGTGATGGCAATCCTTTTCATGGAGTACCGGCGCTCCGGGAAGATGAAGACGATGTCTTTCAAGAAGTACCTGAAGTCCATCGGATTTACGGACCCCGCGGCTGAGATCGTGGGTATGGACGATGCGGCTCGGTTCCGGCGTGGGCCTGCCGGGCCGGAGCTGATCGAAATACCGTCGCATCCGGTCAAAGGGAAACTGCAGGTCAAGGTCCTCCTTGTGGATTTTCCGGACAGGCAAGGCGCTCTTCCTCCACAACACTACGAGGACATGTTGTTCTCGAACGGGAAGTATCCGACGGGCAGCATGCGGGATTTCTACAAGGAAGTCAGCCTGAGCAAGGTGGACGTGGTGGGGTCCGTGCACGGCTGGCTCCGCATGCCTAACCCGTATTCGTATTACACAAACAACGAATCAGGCATGAAAGGGGCGTCTTATCCGCACAACGCGCAGCGGATGGCCGAGGACGCGGTGAACGCGGCGCTGCAAAAGGGAATCGGGTTTGGGCAGGACCTGGACAAGCTGAACCAAGGAATCGTCACCGCCTTGTTCATCATCCATGCCGGCCGCGGGGCGGAGCAGTTGCACCCTTCGGTCGCCGGCAAGGAAATTTGGTCACACAAATGGAATCTGAAGAATTCCGTCGATGTCGGCAACGGTCTTTCGGCGACCATCTATCTCACAGTGCCCCATGACTGCAAAGTCGGCGTCTGCGCCCACGAGCTCGGGCATCTCGCCTTCCAGTGGCAGGATTTCTACGATCCCAATTACGACGACGACGGCCAAGAGTGGGACGGCTCGGGTGTGTGGGACTTGATGGCCGGCGGCTCCTGGAACGGCGACGGCGCCCGACCGGCGCATCCTGCGGGACTTCACAAGATCCAGCACGGCTGGGTGCCGATCACGACGGTGGCGAAGTCGCGCAGTCTCACCCTGAAGCCTTACACCGCGAAATCCGGCCGCGTCTACAAAATCGTAAGCCTCAGTTACGGCGCAAAGCAGTACCTGATCCTCGAGAACAGGAAGCGAAGCGGGTTCGATTTCAATCTGCCGGGAGAGGGCTTGTTGATCTGGAGGGTCGACGAAAAGGGCGAGATGGAAGCGCCGGACCGTCCAGGCCTACTGCTGATTCAGGCGGATGGAAAACACGACCTGGAGCAACCCAAGGACTGGAATGAGGGCGATGGCGGCGATCCGTTCCCCGGCAAGGCCCGGCGAAAGATGCTCAAGGACACCGGTTCCATCTCCACCTCCTTCCCCAATGGAAAGCGTTCCGGCGTTACGCTGGAGAACATCGTGCTCGATCAAGCGAGTGGAAAGATCACGCTCGATGTGAAGTTTGCGGCCGGCAATCCAGGCTAG